One genomic region from Ornithinimicrobium flavum encodes:
- a CDS encoding DUF2469 domain-containing protein: MSAEDLEKYETDMELALYREYRDVVGLFTHVVETERRFYLANEVEVEVRTGNGETWFEVTMADAWVWDVYRPARFVKRARVITFKDVNVEELSKSDIEIPKDARFGR, translated from the coding sequence GTGAGCGCGGAGGACCTGGAGAAGTACGAGACCGACATGGAGCTCGCGCTCTACCGCGAGTACCGCGACGTGGTCGGGCTGTTCACCCACGTCGTGGAGACCGAGCGGCGCTTCTACCTCGCGAACGAGGTCGAGGTGGAGGTGCGCACCGGGAACGGCGAGACGTGGTTCGAGGTGACGATGGCCGACGCGTGGGTGTGGGACGTCTACCGGCCGGCCCGGTTCGTCAAGCGGGCCCGGGTCATCACCTTCAAGGACGTGAACGTCGAGGAGCTGTCCAAGAGCGACATCGAGATCCCCAAGGACGCGCGCTTCGGACGCTGA
- the serB gene encoding phosphoserine phosphatase SerB, with amino-acid sequence MPVLTLLSSPARRDLTEAAVREAAAGRWVGEIRWLAPGAAVEAPVDGPDTVDDQVWARWQELGVDVVVQPDGERRRRVLLADMDSTMIEQECVDELAARAGAGEQVAAITARAMNGELDFAEALHARVALLRGLPETVVDEVIRDRLTFTPGGEVLVATMRAHGAYTALVSGGFTQFTRVVAGRLGFDEHRANTLEVEDGRLAGRVVLPVLGQEAKAAALEQIAARLGHAHQDVLAVGDGANDLPMLRLAGTGVALHSKPVVSAQVPVRVNHGDLTAALFLQGYAEADLVHPA; translated from the coding sequence GTGCCGGTCCTCACGCTCCTCTCCTCACCCGCCCGTCGCGATCTCACCGAGGCCGCCGTGCGGGAGGCCGCCGCCGGACGCTGGGTGGGGGAGATCCGCTGGCTGGCGCCGGGCGCCGCCGTGGAGGCTCCCGTGGACGGGCCGGACACCGTCGACGACCAGGTGTGGGCCCGGTGGCAGGAGCTGGGCGTGGACGTCGTCGTGCAGCCGGACGGCGAGCGCCGCCGCCGGGTCCTGCTGGCCGACATGGACTCGACGATGATCGAGCAGGAGTGCGTGGACGAACTCGCCGCCCGCGCCGGGGCGGGGGAGCAGGTCGCCGCCATCACCGCGCGCGCGATGAACGGCGAGCTCGACTTCGCCGAGGCCCTCCACGCGCGCGTCGCCCTCCTGCGGGGGCTGCCGGAGACGGTCGTGGACGAGGTGATCCGGGACCGGCTCACCTTCACGCCGGGGGGCGAGGTGCTGGTGGCCACGATGCGCGCCCACGGGGCGTACACCGCCCTGGTGTCCGGCGGCTTCACGCAGTTCACCCGGGTCGTCGCGGGGCGCCTGGGCTTCGACGAGCACCGCGCCAACACCCTGGAGGTCGAGGACGGTCGGCTCGCCGGCCGGGTCGTGCTGCCCGTCCTGGGCCAGGAGGCCAAGGCCGCCGCCCTCGAGCAGATCGCGGCCCGGCTCGGGCACGCCCACCAGGACGTCCTCGCCGTGGGCGACGGCGCCAACGACCTGCCCATGCTGCGCCTCGCCGGCACCGGGGTGGCCCTGCACTCCAAGCCGGTCGTCAGCGCCCAGGTGCCCGTCCGCGTCAACCACGGCGACCTCACCGCCGCCCTCTTCCTGCAGGGCTACGCCGAGGCCGACCTCGTCCACCCGGCGTGA
- a CDS encoding RNA-binding protein: MLEEALEHLVKGIVDHDGDVAVRTKSSRNGDILEVRVHPDDLGRVIGRRGRTASALRTVVGALAGGSKVRVDIVDTDRVR; this comes from the coding sequence GTGCTCGAGGAGGCCTTGGAGCACCTCGTGAAGGGCATCGTGGACCACGACGGTGACGTCGCGGTCCGCACCAAGAGCTCCCGCAACGGCGACATCCTCGAGGTCCGGGTGCACCCCGACGACCTCGGACGGGTCATCGGCCGACGGGGCCGCACGGCGAGCGCGCTGCGCACCGTGGTCGGCGCCCTGGCCGGAGGCAGCAAGGTCCGGGTCGACATCGTCGACACCGACCGCGTGCGCTGA
- the lepB gene encoding signal peptidase I has translation MSDPSRDETVHGHPTGPRDASAGAPEDGAGSAPQGRRRRRGGGPWAALKELLGIAATALVISFLIKTFLAQAFWIPSGSMEDTLVYGDRVMVSKIQAGPMAVDRGDVVVFEDPGGWLPPSQQVDRGPVVGAAVRALEFIGVAPASQGNHLIKRVIGMPGDTVVCCDAEGRLTVNGQPLDEEAYLFPGDVPSTSEFEITVPEDSVWLMGDHRSNSRDSRANDDGTGQAGSVPLDAVVGQAFVLLYPFDHFTWFTVPDTFASVPEDSAP, from the coding sequence GTGAGCGATCCCTCCCGGGACGAGACGGTGCACGGGCACCCCACCGGTCCCCGCGACGCGTCCGCGGGCGCACCGGAGGACGGTGCCGGGTCGGCGCCGCAGGGGCGCCGCAGGCGTAGGGGCGGTGGCCCCTGGGCGGCCCTGAAGGAGCTGCTGGGGATCGCCGCGACCGCGCTGGTCATCTCCTTCCTCATCAAGACCTTCCTGGCCCAGGCCTTCTGGATCCCCTCCGGCAGCATGGAGGACACGCTGGTCTACGGCGACCGGGTCATGGTCAGCAAGATCCAGGCCGGTCCGATGGCCGTCGACCGGGGGGACGTCGTGGTCTTCGAGGACCCGGGCGGATGGCTCCCGCCCTCGCAGCAGGTCGACCGCGGGCCGGTGGTCGGGGCGGCGGTGCGGGCCCTGGAGTTCATCGGGGTCGCGCCGGCCAGCCAGGGCAACCACCTCATCAAGCGGGTCATCGGGATGCCGGGGGACACCGTGGTCTGCTGCGACGCCGAGGGCCGGCTGACGGTCAACGGCCAGCCGCTGGACGAGGAGGCCTACCTCTTCCCCGGCGACGTCCCGAGCACCTCGGAGTTCGAGATCACCGTCCCGGAGGACTCGGTGTGGCTCATGGGGGACCACCGCTCCAACAGCCGCGACTCGCGCGCCAACGACGACGGCACGGGGCAGGCCGGGTCAGTACCGCTGGACGCCGTCGTGGGCCAGGCGTTCGTGCTGCTCTACCCCTTCGACCACTTCACCTGGTTCACCGTCCCCGACACCTTCGCCTCCGTCCCGGAGGACTCGGCGCCGTGA
- a CDS encoding helix-turn-helix transcriptional regulator, with protein MSSPQGRVLPFRPSVRLDGTEPGSSGGAVGGAQDPFAVGRRIRHHRKQAGLTLDALSARVGLSASALSLIENGRREARVSTLGEVARALGVEVTALLTGGPPTRRAALEMRWERAQRSDGFETLGIPQVRAGSGLPDEALEALVGLYETVAGLQQQRAATPEFARLANAELRQLMRSADNYFPDIEARAAELVRIVEHRHGPVTREAVNRMARHIGFDIELVPDVPASTRSVTDLAHRRIYLPAHGRHDPRAAALQALGHVVLGHEPPRDYAEFLAQRVEINYFAAAVLVPEVSAVPFLQRAKGERDIALEDLRDAYGVSYETATHRFCNLATRHLDLPVHFLRISSDGVVYKAYENDGIRFPKDATGAIEGARVCRHWTARVVFDRPPGEVYAQYTDTGRGTFWCTSVVEQTSAGRFSVSLGVPFDQVRWMRGRETTHRRVSRCPDPRCCTRPPAELARAWEGRVWPSARAHSHLLAVMPPGVFPGVDETEVLRFVAGHAPVQPADEDPARS; from the coding sequence ATGTCGTCTCCCCAGGGTCGGGTGCTCCCTTTCCGTCCGTCGGTCCGCCTCGACGGCACCGAGCCGGGCTCCTCCGGGGGGGCGGTGGGCGGGGCGCAGGACCCGTTCGCCGTGGGTCGGCGGATCCGGCACCACCGCAAGCAGGCCGGGCTGACCCTCGACGCGCTCTCCGCCCGCGTCGGGCTGTCGGCCTCGGCGCTCTCGCTCATCGAGAACGGCCGTCGGGAGGCTCGGGTCTCCACCCTCGGTGAGGTGGCGCGTGCCCTCGGGGTCGAGGTGACCGCGCTGCTCACCGGCGGCCCCCCGACCCGGCGGGCGGCCCTGGAGATGCGCTGGGAGCGGGCGCAGCGCTCTGACGGCTTCGAGACCCTGGGCATCCCGCAGGTGCGGGCCGGGTCCGGCCTGCCCGACGAGGCCCTCGAGGCGCTGGTCGGGCTCTACGAGACGGTGGCGGGGCTGCAGCAGCAGCGGGCGGCCACCCCCGAGTTCGCCCGGCTGGCCAACGCCGAACTGCGCCAGCTCATGCGGTCGGCCGACAACTACTTCCCGGACATCGAGGCGCGGGCCGCCGAGCTGGTGCGGATCGTCGAGCACCGGCACGGTCCCGTGACGAGGGAGGCCGTCAACCGCATGGCACGGCACATCGGCTTCGACATCGAGCTCGTCCCGGACGTGCCCGCCTCGACGCGCTCGGTCACCGACCTGGCCCACCGCCGGATCTACCTGCCCGCCCACGGCCGGCACGACCCGAGGGCCGCGGCCCTGCAGGCCCTGGGGCACGTGGTGCTGGGGCACGAGCCGCCGCGCGACTACGCCGAGTTCCTCGCCCAGCGGGTGGAGATCAACTACTTCGCCGCGGCCGTGCTGGTGCCGGAGGTCAGCGCCGTCCCCTTCCTGCAGCGCGCCAAGGGGGAGCGCGACATCGCGCTGGAGGACCTGCGCGACGCCTACGGCGTCTCCTACGAGACGGCCACCCACCGGTTCTGCAACCTGGCCACGCGGCACCTGGACCTGCCCGTGCACTTCCTGCGCATCTCCTCCGACGGGGTCGTCTACAAGGCCTACGAGAACGACGGGATCCGCTTCCCCAAGGACGCCACCGGAGCCATCGAGGGAGCGAGGGTCTGCCGCCACTGGACGGCCCGGGTCGTCTTCGACCGGCCGCCGGGGGAGGTCTACGCGCAGTACACGGACACCGGCAGGGGCACCTTCTGGTGCACGTCCGTGGTGGAGCAGACCTCGGCCGGGCGCTTCTCGGTGAGCCTCGGGGTGCCCTTCGACCAGGTCCGGTGGATGCGGGGCCGGGAGACCACGCACCGACGGGTGTCCCGCTGCCCCGACCCCCGGTGCTGCACGCGTCCCCCGGCCGAGCTCGCCCGCGCGTGGGAGGGACGGGTCTGGCCCAGCGCCCGGGCGCACTCCCACCTGCTCGCGGTCATGCCGCCCGGGGTGTTCCCCGGCGTGGACGAGACCGAGGTGCTGCGCTTCGTCGCGGGCCACGCCCCCGTGCAGCCGGCGGACGAGGACCCCGCGCGGTCCTGA
- a CDS encoding ribonuclease HII, with product MTATPTRRAPSGRPSLRVERTLQREGYAVLVGMDEVGRGALAGPVSVGVVAIDAGCRSAPQGVRDSKLLAPAAREQMVPRIRRWCLGSGVGHAWPEEIDAFGIMTALRLAGERALAELGLRPDLVLLDGNHDWLTDPARVGLLGLLGDAPPTPPVRTMIKADLRCSSVAAASVLAKVARDRLMVQAAAQEEYRPYGWDQNKGYAAPEHQEALRERGPSRWHRRSWRLAGCAGEPGRTAAVTTTDVHEEGSA from the coding sequence GTGACGGCGACCCCGACCCGTCGCGCCCCCTCGGGGCGTCCCAGCCTGCGCGTCGAGCGCACGCTGCAGCGCGAAGGGTATGCGGTGCTCGTGGGCATGGACGAGGTGGGGCGCGGGGCCCTCGCCGGCCCGGTGAGCGTCGGGGTGGTCGCCATCGACGCCGGCTGCCGCAGCGCGCCCCAGGGGGTGCGTGACTCCAAGCTGCTGGCTCCCGCGGCCCGCGAGCAGATGGTGCCCCGGATCCGGCGGTGGTGCCTGGGCTCCGGGGTCGGGCACGCCTGGCCCGAGGAGATCGACGCGTTCGGCATCATGACGGCGCTGCGGCTCGCGGGGGAGCGCGCCCTGGCCGAGCTGGGGCTGCGCCCCGACCTGGTGCTGCTCGACGGCAACCACGACTGGCTCACCGACCCCGCCCGGGTCGGGCTGCTCGGGCTGCTCGGCGATGCTCCGCCGACGCCCCCGGTGCGCACGATGATCAAGGCCGACCTGCGCTGCTCCTCGGTGGCCGCCGCCTCCGTGCTGGCCAAGGTGGCCCGGGACCGGCTCATGGTGCAGGCGGCGGCGCAGGAGGAGTACCGGCCCTACGGCTGGGACCAGAACAAGGGCTACGCCGCCCCGGAGCACCAGGAGGCGCTGCGCGAGCGGGGGCCCAGCCGGTGGCACCGGCGCAGCTGGCGGTTGGCGGGGTGCGCCGGGGAGCCGGGGCGGACCGCCGCGGTGACGACGACGGACGTGCACGAGGAAGGGAGCGCCTGA
- a CDS encoding aldolase/citrate lyase family protein: protein MIAPGSAPAVCRTRARVRCLTDDFDAAEDEDMEQYPTALLDETTTEQLHALERATREERAELLRARRERSRAVRAGAELEVPASTRAVSADDSWRAEPHPADLTHRQVELATPATPEQAKTALSSGADVWVADLEDMLVPSRSRLLAAHRVIEEVAATRTGDTRPGVPTLMVRPRGLHLVEAYLTVDDAPVSAPVADSFLFLARCARTLLDNGTAPYLYLPKLETAAEARWWDRMIGQAEELLGLPPGSVRVSVLVETVQSMYELEEIVHDLRERITGLAAGRWDYVFSHVRTYGHRPEHLLPDRDSFTMNTKFLRTYTDVIVRIAQRRGVQAIGGPVALATGGLFDESLAMTQAQIARDKAREARQGFDGAWVLHPGLVPVARAPFAERDRRRARGEEPEPARPSGEIDPVALRDVRSVFGSATMTGVRNAMRSSLTYLAGWLAGEGTTTLAGHIEDFGTVELARMQLWQWLSHGERLAEGPQMSPLLLRRMMEDEEALLRRRGVRADLLQHAVRLFTEAVGAEDPPAFLSQKAYEVLVGLEQGTDAQVA from the coding sequence GTGATCGCACCCGGGTCCGCACCGGCCGTCTGCCGGACGCGGGCCCGGGTGCGGTGTCTCACCGACGACTTCGACGCAGCCGAGGACGAGGACATGGAGCAGTACCCGACCGCCCTGCTGGACGAGACCACCACGGAGCAGCTGCACGCCCTGGAGCGGGCCACCCGCGAGGAGCGTGCGGAGCTGCTGCGCGCCCGGCGTGAGCGCTCCCGGGCCGTGCGTGCCGGGGCCGAGCTGGAGGTCCCGGCGTCGACCCGCGCGGTCAGCGCCGACGACTCGTGGCGCGCCGAGCCGCACCCGGCCGACCTGACCCACCGTCAGGTCGAGCTGGCGACCCCGGCCACCCCGGAGCAGGCCAAGACCGCGCTGAGCTCCGGGGCCGACGTGTGGGTGGCGGACCTGGAGGACATGCTCGTCCCGTCCCGGTCCCGGTTGCTCGCGGCGCACCGGGTCATCGAGGAGGTGGCGGCCACGCGGACCGGTGACACCCGTCCGGGGGTGCCCACCCTCATGGTCCGCCCCCGGGGGCTGCACCTGGTCGAGGCCTACCTCACCGTCGACGACGCCCCCGTCAGCGCGCCGGTCGCCGACTCCTTCCTCTTCCTCGCGCGCTGCGCCCGCACCCTGCTCGACAACGGCACCGCCCCCTACCTCTACCTCCCCAAGCTGGAGACTGCGGCTGAGGCCCGCTGGTGGGACCGGATGATCGGGCAGGCCGAGGAGCTGCTGGGCCTGCCGCCCGGCTCGGTGCGGGTGAGCGTGCTGGTGGAGACGGTGCAGTCGATGTACGAGCTGGAGGAGATCGTCCACGACCTCCGGGAGCGGATCACCGGGCTCGCTGCCGGCCGCTGGGACTACGTCTTCTCCCACGTGCGCACCTACGGGCACCGTCCGGAGCACCTCCTGCCCGACCGTGACTCCTTCACGATGAACACCAAGTTCCTGCGGACCTACACCGACGTCATCGTGCGGATCGCGCAGCGCCGCGGCGTCCAGGCCATCGGTGGCCCCGTGGCCCTGGCCACCGGTGGGCTCTTCGACGAGTCGCTGGCGATGACCCAGGCCCAGATCGCCCGGGACAAGGCCCGGGAGGCCCGGCAGGGCTTCGACGGCGCCTGGGTCCTCCACCCGGGGCTGGTGCCCGTGGCCCGTGCCCCGTTCGCCGAGCGCGACCGCCGCCGGGCCCGCGGGGAGGAGCCGGAGCCCGCCCGCCCCTCCGGGGAGATCGACCCCGTGGCCCTGCGCGACGTGCGCTCGGTCTTCGGGTCGGCCACCATGACCGGGGTCCGCAACGCCATGCGGTCCTCCCTCACCTATCTCGCCGGGTGGCTCGCAGGCGAGGGGACGACGACCCTCGCCGGTCACATCGAGGACTTCGGCACCGTGGAGCTCGCCCGGATGCAGCTGTGGCAGTGGCTGTCCCACGGGGAGCGCCTGGCCGAGGGACCCCAGATGTCCCCGCTGCTGCTGCGGCGGATGATGGAGGACGAGGAGGCCCTGCTGCGCCGCCGCGGGGTCCGGGCGGACCTGCTCCAGCACGCCGTCCGGCTCTTCACCGAGGCCGTCGGTGCCGAGGACCCTCCCGCCTTCCTCTCCCAGAAGGCCTACGAGGTCCTGGTCGGCCTGGAGCAGGGGACCGACGCGCAGGTGGCCTGA
- the rpsP gene encoding 30S ribosomal protein S16: protein MAVKIRLKRMGKIRAPFYRVVVMDSRTKRDGRAIEEIGKYHPTEEPSLIDIDSERAQYWLGVGAQPTEQVLALLKVTGDWQKHKGEPGAEGTLRTKEPKPDKRSLYEAALAAADKEDDGSAPQTRRKKAKDEAPAPEAAPEAPVEAPAAEAPTEETAAAEGDTKGEA, encoded by the coding sequence GTGGCAGTCAAGATCCGTCTGAAGCGCATGGGCAAGATCCGTGCACCGTTCTACCGTGTCGTCGTCATGGACTCGCGCACCAAGCGCGACGGCCGGGCGATCGAGGAGATCGGCAAGTACCACCCGACCGAGGAGCCGTCGCTCATCGACATCGACTCCGAGCGCGCGCAGTACTGGCTGGGGGTCGGCGCCCAGCCGACCGAGCAGGTCCTCGCGCTGCTGAAGGTCACCGGTGACTGGCAGAAGCACAAGGGTGAGCCGGGTGCCGAGGGCACCCTGCGCACCAAGGAGCCCAAGCCCGACAAGCGTTCCCTCTACGAGGCCGCGCTCGCCGCCGCCGACAAGGAGGACGACGGCTCCGCCCCGCAGACCCGTCGCAAGAAGGCCAAGGACGAGGCACCCGCCCCCGAGGCCGCTCCGGAGGCGCCCGTCGAGGCTCCGGCCGCCGAGGCTCCCACCGAGGAGACCGCCGCCGCCGAGGGTGACACCAAGGGCGAGGCCTGA
- a CDS encoding YraN family protein produces MPWARARAVGDHGEELACRHLVALGWDVLERNWRCREGELDVVARDDGLLVFCEVKTRRSERFGSPAEAVTVAKARRLRRLAWAWLAEHGRRGESFRIDVVGVLCRAGDPPRLQHLRGVA; encoded by the coding sequence ATGCCGTGGGCGCGCGCCCGGGCGGTGGGCGACCACGGGGAGGAGCTCGCCTGCCGGCACCTGGTGGCGCTGGGGTGGGACGTGCTCGAGCGCAACTGGCGGTGCCGGGAGGGTGAGCTGGACGTGGTGGCCCGCGACGACGGGTTGCTGGTCTTCTGCGAGGTGAAGACCCGCCGCAGCGAGCGCTTCGGCTCACCCGCCGAGGCGGTCACGGTCGCGAAGGCGCGGCGCCTGCGGCGGCTGGCGTGGGCCTGGCTGGCCGAGCACGGGCGGCGTGGGGAGAGCTTCCGCATCGACGTCGTCGGCGTGCTCTGCCGGGCCGGTGACCCACCGCGGCTCCAGCACCTGCGGGGGGTGGCGTGA
- the rimM gene encoding ribosome maturation factor RimM (Essential for efficient processing of 16S rRNA) — translation MTQPDAFVAARVGRPHGLRGEVTVQVHTDDPQSRFVPGAVFDTDPPGRGPLTLASVRVHQGIYLLGFTGHADREAAEALRGTRLLVDDEDEAADDEEGWREEDLLDFGVRLPDGTPLGTVSALHVRDVQDLLEVRTLEGRTVLVPFVAELVPEVDEERRTVVVDPPAGLLELGE, via the coding sequence ATGACCCAGCCCGACGCCTTCGTGGCGGCCCGCGTGGGCAGGCCCCACGGCCTGCGCGGCGAGGTGACCGTGCAGGTGCACACCGACGACCCGCAGTCACGCTTCGTGCCGGGGGCGGTGTTCGACACCGACCCGCCCGGGAGGGGCCCGCTGACCCTGGCCAGCGTCCGCGTCCACCAGGGGATCTACCTACTCGGCTTCACGGGGCACGCCGACCGCGAGGCCGCCGAGGCCCTGAGGGGGACCCGCCTGCTGGTCGACGACGAGGACGAGGCCGCCGACGACGAGGAGGGGTGGCGCGAGGAGGACCTGCTGGACTTCGGTGTCCGGCTGCCGGACGGCACCCCCCTGGGCACCGTGAGCGCCCTGCACGTCCGGGACGTGCAGGACCTGCTCGAGGTCCGCACCCTCGAGGGGCGCACGGTGCTGGTCCCCTTCGTGGCCGAGCTCGTGCCCGAGGTCGACGAGGAGCGCCGCACCGTCGTCGTGGACCCGCCGGCCGGGCTGCTTGAGCTGGGGGAGTAG
- the rplS gene encoding 50S ribosomal protein L19: protein MHKLSDLDAASLRTDMPDFRAGDTVDVHVRVIEGTRSRIQVFKGVVIRRHGGGIGETYTVRKVSFGVGVERTFPLHSPNVEKIEVVSRGVVRRAKLYYLRDLRGKAAKIRERRDALPAKKAAPAAPASAQDA from the coding sequence ATGCACAAGCTCAGCGACCTGGACGCAGCCAGCCTGCGGACCGACATGCCCGACTTCCGCGCCGGCGACACCGTCGACGTGCACGTGAGGGTCATCGAGGGCACGCGCTCCCGGATCCAGGTCTTCAAGGGCGTCGTGATCCGGCGTCACGGCGGGGGCATCGGCGAGACCTACACCGTGCGCAAGGTGTCCTTCGGCGTCGGTGTCGAGCGCACCTTCCCGCTGCACTCCCCGAACGTGGAGAAGATCGAGGTCGTCTCCCGCGGCGTCGTCCGCCGCGCCAAGCTCTACTACCTGCGCGACCTGCGCGGCAAGGCCGCCAAGATCCGCGAGCGCCGCGACGCGCTCCCGGCGAAGAAGGCCGCGCCCGCCGCCCCGGCGAGCGCCCAGGACGCCTGA
- the aceA gene encoding isocitrate lyase, whose translation MTTTTPRTTPLAQQALDIEHDWQTNPRWKGVRRLYSAEDVVRLRGSVVEEHTLARRGAERLWEALETRSFTRALGALTGNQAVQMVKGGLEAIYLSGWQVAADANLAGQTYPDQSLYPANSVPAVVRRINNALQRADQIAWMNGETDTDYFVPIVADAEAGFGGPLNVFELMKSMIQAGAAGVHWEDQLASEKKCGHLGGKVLIPTAQHVRTLSSARLAADVLGVPSVVIARTDALAADLLTSDVDPIDQPFTTGERTSEGFFRVRNGIEPVLARAKAYAPYADLIWVETGTPDLGLAREFAQELHKDFPDQKLAYNCSPSFNWKAALSDTEIAQFQDQLGELGYAFQFITLAGFHALNHSMFNLAHGYAREGMTAYVRLQEAEFADAELGYTAVRHQTEVGTGYFDAVSTAVNPDSSTTALSGSTESEQFHS comes from the coding sequence ATGACCACCACCACTCCCCGGACCACCCCCCTGGCGCAGCAGGCGCTCGACATCGAGCACGACTGGCAGACGAACCCGCGGTGGAAGGGCGTCCGGCGTCTCTACTCCGCCGAGGACGTCGTCCGCCTGCGCGGGTCGGTCGTGGAGGAGCACACGCTGGCGCGCCGCGGGGCGGAGCGCCTCTGGGAGGCCCTGGAGACCAGGAGCTTCACCCGCGCCCTGGGCGCCCTCACCGGCAACCAGGCCGTGCAGATGGTCAAGGGCGGGCTCGAGGCCATCTACCTCTCCGGGTGGCAGGTGGCCGCCGACGCCAACCTCGCCGGCCAGACCTACCCCGACCAGAGCCTCTACCCCGCCAACTCCGTGCCGGCCGTCGTCCGCCGTATCAACAACGCGCTGCAGCGGGCCGACCAGATCGCCTGGATGAACGGTGAGACCGACACCGACTACTTCGTGCCGATCGTCGCGGACGCCGAGGCCGGCTTCGGAGGCCCGCTCAACGTCTTCGAGCTGATGAAGTCGATGATCCAGGCCGGCGCGGCGGGGGTGCACTGGGAGGACCAGCTGGCGTCGGAGAAGAAGTGCGGCCACCTGGGCGGCAAGGTGCTCATCCCCACCGCCCAGCACGTCCGCACCCTCAGCTCGGCCCGCCTGGCCGCCGACGTCCTGGGGGTCCCCTCCGTCGTCATCGCCCGCACCGACGCGCTCGCGGCCGACCTGCTCACCAGCGACGTGGACCCGATCGACCAGCCCTTCACGACCGGGGAGCGCACCTCCGAGGGGTTCTTCCGGGTCCGGAACGGCATCGAGCCGGTCCTTGCCCGGGCCAAGGCCTACGCGCCCTACGCGGACCTCATCTGGGTCGAGACCGGCACCCCGGACCTGGGTCTGGCGCGCGAGTTCGCCCAGGAGCTGCACAAGGACTTCCCGGACCAGAAGCTGGCCTACAACTGCAGCCCCTCCTTCAACTGGAAGGCGGCCCTGTCCGACACCGAGATCGCGCAGTTCCAGGACCAGCTGGGCGAGCTGGGCTACGCCTTCCAGTTCATCACCCTGGCCGGCTTCCACGCGCTCAACCACTCGATGTTCAACCTGGCCCACGGCTACGCCCGCGAGGGCATGACCGCCTACGTGAGGCTGCAGGAGGCGGAGTTCGCCGACGCCGAGCTCGGCTACACGGCGGTCCGGCACCAGACGGAGGTCGGCACCGGGTACTTTGATGCCGTGAGCACCGCGGTCAACCCGGACTCGTCCACGACGGCCCTGTCCGGCTCCACGGAGTCCGAGCAGTTCCACTCCTGA
- a CDS encoding amidohydrolase family protein, producing MSDPVLHVRGSVLVGPEEVLDEVWVIDGLISLSPPASGEVETVSGYAVPGLVDAHCHVGLEAHGAVSRERAEEHALADREAGALLLRDAGSPLDTRWVQDREDLPRLIRAGRHIARTRRYLKNFAWEIEPEDLVDHVRQEARNGDGWVKLVGDWIDRETGDLGTCWPVDVLTDAIAAAHEEGARVTAHCFGEQSLVDFAAAGTDCIEHATGLLDGTIDTFAAQGIAIVPTLVNIDNFPKFADAGRGKFPTYADHMMDLYDRRHETVAKAHEAGVPIYVGTDAGGQLPHGLVASEVEALTRAGLTPLEALDAATWGARAWLGRPGIAEGESADLVVYQEDPRQDVRVLAAPHRIILRGRVV from the coding sequence ATGAGCGACCCGGTGCTGCACGTCAGGGGCTCGGTCCTGGTGGGACCGGAGGAGGTGCTCGACGAGGTCTGGGTGATCGACGGGCTCATCAGTCTCTCGCCGCCCGCGTCGGGCGAGGTCGAGACGGTCTCCGGGTATGCCGTGCCGGGGCTGGTGGACGCCCACTGCCACGTGGGCCTGGAGGCCCACGGCGCGGTCTCACGGGAGCGCGCCGAGGAGCATGCGCTCGCGGACCGGGAGGCCGGGGCCCTGCTGCTGCGCGACGCCGGATCGCCGCTGGACACCCGGTGGGTCCAGGACCGCGAGGATCTGCCCCGGCTGATCCGGGCGGGCCGTCACATCGCGCGCACCCGGCGCTACCTGAAGAACTTCGCCTGGGAGATCGAGCCCGAGGACCTCGTCGACCACGTCCGCCAGGAGGCACGCAACGGCGACGGCTGGGTCAAGCTCGTCGGCGACTGGATCGACCGGGAGACCGGCGACCTGGGGACCTGCTGGCCCGTCGACGTGCTCACCGACGCGATCGCCGCCGCGCACGAGGAGGGTGCTCGGGTGACGGCCCACTGCTTCGGGGAGCAGTCCCTCGTCGACTTCGCGGCCGCGGGCACCGACTGCATCGAGCACGCGACAGGTCTGCTCGACGGGACGATCGACACCTTCGCCGCCCAGGGGATCGCCATCGTCCCCACCCTGGTCAACATCGACAACTTCCCGAAGTTCGCCGACGCCGGCCGAGGGAAGTTCCCCACCTACGCCGACCACATGATGGACCTGTACGACCGGCGCCACGAGACGGTGGCCAAGGCCCACGAGGCGGGGGTCCCGATCTACGTGGGGACCGACGCGGGCGGCCAGCTCCCGCACGGGCTCGTGGCCTCGGAGGTCGAGGCGCTGACCCGCGCCGGCCTCACGCCGCTGGAGGCGCTGGACGCGGCGACCTGGGGAGCTCGTGCCTGGTTGGGCCGCCCCGGGATCGCCGAGGGGGAGTCGGCGGACCTGGTGGTCTACCAGGAGGACCCGCGACAGGACGTCCGGGTGCTCGCCGCCCCCCACCGGATCATCCTGCGCGGACGGGTGGTCTGA